In the Telopea speciosissima isolate NSW1024214 ecotype Mountain lineage chromosome 2, Tspe_v1, whole genome shotgun sequence genome, one interval contains:
- the LOC122652974 gene encoding uncharacterized protein LOC122652974 isoform X1 has protein sequence MKESPFCRHKKPSTIKKIKLLCSFNGALLPRPPFGKLRYVGGETRIISVDRNIGFLRLRSKILELRPISPSFSLKFQIPESDGVDGDVPLVLITTDEDVRFMIDEYDKLLSHGKPRRLWLFVCNDNGYLEPNSVSSFPGFCSELGNLNVGTVVVPRQGKTETKPSMNGVVGLGDRLCGFPAETEPSSPHMSRIQNSGHFFSTNSLTPKIPVIQNVELRSDDSLRKMVLEQQVIATQEAGFQSPRGFFMSRTSEREIPFPSTCSVRVQNSVNSLGEITFEPHVPSNHPTTVHSFRDSYGMNVSDYNFPMTCILNQSLSGLNSSPEPHLRSLKRNGRHLGLQGNSSIQFLPSRFGDGLANGGEFNAGCSGQSVATVKFLKQLQSPNVVSMTPGIDVKQGRQNIERVPMGVLNRENVMPWTACCDSVETCRTPVACSDQFVGEVSPLKPFDTYNRASGNYQCGVRNHRFGAGDVRNQRMNLHYMRNHRVNLLLEMGNRRDIGLDGKPCFWKCYPGLSPSSNISKHGQAVRSHHTHLWKPWSGTLEHAREGMTWMIESCKDAQPSFNRKSGRGILRERILQQSDGRYPVDHVSGQGGLLATGSSNPPKDHLVLHGVCGGPCYQPLQPNNSIENPVQCIKHTTTAEDLSSDLNHTKYETPSQTVCNNSHTIPVDSSHHPLSGKQNGHDLSKKPLLMNPQKDVELTICSIDRCCFNGSKSGDKSRCPITDKKSGLDNKTGVKTLTQNPDCIDISSGVHLSLDNLSLSISKEVEPPTLPSSPARDDVLEFSPRCEMDLQQSSPDTMDEGHLSSNPSIGNSNGHGSNCSINPAAQLRKDLVLGEDTQAEFKGSHTCSKTDGGIYNDLAAFYTHLTTHELQNIRNSDLEEIRELGSGTYGTVYYGKWKGSDVAIKRIKPSCFTGGEEDRLIADFWKEAQMLSQLHHPNVVAFYGVVTDGPVRNLATVTEFMVNGSLKNVLKRKDRTIDRRKRLIIAMDAAFGMQYLHEKNVVHFDLKSHNFLVNMKDPHRPVCKIGDLGLSKIKQRTLVSGGVRGTIPWMAPELLTGKDKMVTEKVDVYSFGIVMWELLTGDEPYADMRSEEIIAGIIKGDLRPEVPSWCDPTWRSLMESCWSSDPELRPGFPEIAKELRAMSAAINIK, from the exons ATGAAAGAATCTCCTTTCTGCCGCCACAAGAAGCCTTCCACAATAAAGAAAATCAAGCTTCTTTGCAGCTTCAATGGTGCCTTACTACCCAGGCCACCTTTTGGGAAGCTTCGCTACGTTGGCGGCGAAACTCGTATCATCTCTGTCGACAGGAACATCGGTTTCTTGCGACTGCGATCCAAGATATTGGAGCTTCGCCCTATCAGCCCCTCGTTCTCTCTCAAGTTCCAGATTCCTGAATCGGACGGTGTCGACGGAGATGTCCCCCTGGTTTTGATCACCACGGACGAGGACGTTAGGTTCATGATCGATGAGTACGATAAGCTCCTGTCTCATGGAAAGCCTCGCCGTCTTTGGCTCTTTGTCTGCAACGATAACGGGTATTTGGAACCcaactctgtttcttctttccctGGGTTTTGCTCTGAACTTGGAAATCTTAATGTGGGAACCGTGGTTGTTCCCAGACAAGGTAAAACAGAGACGAAACCTAGCATGAATGGGGTCGTTGGTTTGGGTGATCGTTTGTGTGGGTTTCCAGCAGAAACTGAGCCCTCTTCCCCCCATATGTCCAGGATTCAGAATTCTGGTCACTTCTTTTCGACCAACTCTTTAACACCCAAGATTCCGGTAATTCAGAATGTTGAACTCCGTTCCGATGATTCCCTCAGGAAAATGGTGTTAGAACAACAGGTTATAGCAACACAGGAAGCTGGGTTTCAAAGTCCTCGTGGGTTTTTCATGTCGAGAACCTCTGAACGGGAAATTCCGTTTCCGTCCACCTGCTCTGTCAGAGTCCAAAATTCGGTCAATTCACTCGGAGAAATAACCTTTGAACCACATGTTCCATCAAACCACCCAACCACTGTTCACAGTTTCCGCGACTCATATGGCATGAATGTGTCGGACTACAATTTCCCGATGACCTGCATACTGAATCAAAGTTTAAGCGGTTTAAATTCCTCTCCGGAACCTCACTTGCGGTCCTTAAAGCGGAATGGTAGACATCTAGGACTGCAGGGGAATAGTTCTATTCAATTTCTGCCGAGTAGATTTGGTGATGGCTTGGCTAATGGTGGTGAATTCAATGCTGGCTGTTCTGGTCAATCGGTTGCAACAGTCAAGTTCTTGAAGCAATTGCAGAGTCCTAATGTAGTATCAATGACCCCTGGCATTGATGTTAAACAGGGTCGACAAAACATTGAGCGTGTTCCTATGGGAGTACTGAATAGGGAAAATGTTATGCCATGGACTGCCTGTTGTGATTCAGTAGAGACGTGTAGAACTCCAGTTGCATGCAGCGATCAGTTCGTAGGAGAGGTCTCTCCGTTGAAGCCTTTTGATACCTACAACAGGGCATCGGGAAATTATCAGTGCGGAGTCCGAAATCATCGATTTGGTGCAGGCGATGTCAGAAATCAACGGATGAATTTGCATTATATGCGAAACCATCGTGTTAATCTGCTACTGGAGATGGGGAACCGTCGAGACATTGGCCTTGATGGCAAACCTTGTTTCTGGAAGTGCTATCCTGGGCTTAGTCCGAGTTCAAACATTTCAAAACATGGGCAGGCTGTGCGATCACATCATACTCATCTTTGGAAGCCTTGGTCAGGTACCCTTGAGCATGCACGGGAAGGTATGACATGGATGATAGAATCTTGCAAGGATGCCCAACCTTCCTTCAATCGCAAAAGTGGTAGAGGAATTTTGAGAGAGCGAATCTTGCAGCAATCTGATGGGAGATATCCAGTTGATCATGTAAGTGGGCAGGGTGGCCTTTTAGCTACAGGAAGTTCAAACCCTCCTAAGGACCATTTAGTTTTACATGGTGTATGCGGTGGCCCATGTTACCAACCTCTCCAGCCTAATAATTCAATTGAGAACCCAGTTCAATGCATCAAGCATACGACTACTGCAGAGGATCTTTCAAGTGATCTAAATCACACAAAGTATGAAACTCCATCTCAGACGGTGTGCAACAACTCCCATACAATTCCAGTTGATAGCTCCCATCACCCTTTAAGTGGTAAGCAAAATGGTCACGATTTGAGTAAGAAACCATTACTCATGAATCCACAAAAAGATGTTGAATTGACTATATGTTCCATCGACCGATGCTGCTTCAATGGCTCCAAGTCGGGTGATAAGAGTCGATGTCCTATTACTGATAAAAAATCAGGACTAGATAACAAGACAGGTGTTAAAACATTGACCCAAAATCCCGATTGTATTGATATTTCATCTGGCGTGCATCTTTCTTTGGATAATCTTTCACTGTCGATATCCAAAGAAGTGGAACCCCCTactcttccatcttctcctgCCAGAGATGATGTTTTGGAATTCTCGCCCAGGTGTGAAATGGATCTCCAACAAAGTTCTCCAGATACCATGGATGAAGGCCACCTCAGCTCAAACCCAAGCATTGGGAACTCAAATGGACATGGATCTAATTGTTCCATCAATCCAGCTGCACAGTTGAGAAAAGATCTTGTTCTCGGAGAGGATACCCAG GCTGAGTTTAAGGGATCTCACACCTGCTCTAAGACAGATGGTGGAATCTATAATGATCTTGCAGCCTTTTACACCCATTTAACTACTCACGAATTGCAG AACATTAGAAATTCTGATCTTGAAGAAATAAGAGAGCTTGGTTCTGGTACGTATGGAACAGTTTATTATGGAAAATGGAAGGGATCTGATGTTGCCATCAAGCGGATAAAGCCAAGTTGCTTTACTGGAGGTGAAGAGGATCGATTG ATTGCAGATTTTTGGAAGGAAGCTCAAATGCTAAGTCAGCTTcaccatccaaatgtggtagcATTCTATGGTGTGGTTACTGATGGACCAGTGAGAAATTTAGCAACAGTGACAGAGTTCATGGTGAATGGCTCCCTCAAGAATgttctaaaaagaaaagatcG AACAATTGATCGTCGGAAAAGGCTAATTATAGCAATGGATGCAGCCTTTGGCATGCAATATCTGCATGAGAAGAATGTTGTCCATTTTGATTTGAAGTCTCATAACTTCTTGGTGAATATGAAGGATCCTCACCGACCAGTATGCAAG ATTGGGGATCTGGGCTTGTCAAAAATTAAACAGAGGACACTAGTATCTGGTGGGGTAAGAGGAACTATACCATGGATGGCTCCTGAGCTTTTGACTGGTAAAGACAAGATGGTAACTGAAAAG GTTGATGTGTACTCATTTGGGATAGTTATGTGGGAGCTTTTAACTGGGGACGAACCTTATGCAGACATGCGTTCAGAGGAGATAATTG
- the LOC122652974 gene encoding uncharacterized protein LOC122652974 isoform X2, which translates to MKESPFCRHKKPSTIKKIKLLCSFNGALLPRPPFGKLRYVGGETRIISVDRNIGFLRLRSKILELRPISPSFSLKFQIPESDGVDGDVPLVLITTDEDVRFMIDEYDKLLSHGKPRRLWLFVCNDNGQGKTETKPSMNGVVGLGDRLCGFPAETEPSSPHMSRIQNSGHFFSTNSLTPKIPVIQNVELRSDDSLRKMVLEQQVIATQEAGFQSPRGFFMSRTSEREIPFPSTCSVRVQNSVNSLGEITFEPHVPSNHPTTVHSFRDSYGMNVSDYNFPMTCILNQSLSGLNSSPEPHLRSLKRNGRHLGLQGNSSIQFLPSRFGDGLANGGEFNAGCSGQSVATVKFLKQLQSPNVVSMTPGIDVKQGRQNIERVPMGVLNRENVMPWTACCDSVETCRTPVACSDQFVGEVSPLKPFDTYNRASGNYQCGVRNHRFGAGDVRNQRMNLHYMRNHRVNLLLEMGNRRDIGLDGKPCFWKCYPGLSPSSNISKHGQAVRSHHTHLWKPWSGTLEHAREGMTWMIESCKDAQPSFNRKSGRGILRERILQQSDGRYPVDHVSGQGGLLATGSSNPPKDHLVLHGVCGGPCYQPLQPNNSIENPVQCIKHTTTAEDLSSDLNHTKYETPSQTVCNNSHTIPVDSSHHPLSGKQNGHDLSKKPLLMNPQKDVELTICSIDRCCFNGSKSGDKSRCPITDKKSGLDNKTGVKTLTQNPDCIDISSGVHLSLDNLSLSISKEVEPPTLPSSPARDDVLEFSPRCEMDLQQSSPDTMDEGHLSSNPSIGNSNGHGSNCSINPAAQLRKDLVLGEDTQAEFKGSHTCSKTDGGIYNDLAAFYTHLTTHELQNIRNSDLEEIRELGSGTYGTVYYGKWKGSDVAIKRIKPSCFTGGEEDRLIADFWKEAQMLSQLHHPNVVAFYGVVTDGPVRNLATVTEFMVNGSLKNVLKRKDRTIDRRKRLIIAMDAAFGMQYLHEKNVVHFDLKSHNFLVNMKDPHRPVCKIGDLGLSKIKQRTLVSGGVRGTIPWMAPELLTGKDKMVTEKVDVYSFGIVMWELLTGDEPYADMRSEEIIAGIIKGDLRPEVPSWCDPTWRSLMESCWSSDPELRPGFPEIAKELRAMSAAINIK; encoded by the exons ATGAAAGAATCTCCTTTCTGCCGCCACAAGAAGCCTTCCACAATAAAGAAAATCAAGCTTCTTTGCAGCTTCAATGGTGCCTTACTACCCAGGCCACCTTTTGGGAAGCTTCGCTACGTTGGCGGCGAAACTCGTATCATCTCTGTCGACAGGAACATCGGTTTCTTGCGACTGCGATCCAAGATATTGGAGCTTCGCCCTATCAGCCCCTCGTTCTCTCTCAAGTTCCAGATTCCTGAATCGGACGGTGTCGACGGAGATGTCCCCCTGGTTTTGATCACCACGGACGAGGACGTTAGGTTCATGATCGATGAGTACGATAAGCTCCTGTCTCATGGAAAGCCTCGCCGTCTTTGGCTCTTTGTCTGCAACGATAACGG ACAAGGTAAAACAGAGACGAAACCTAGCATGAATGGGGTCGTTGGTTTGGGTGATCGTTTGTGTGGGTTTCCAGCAGAAACTGAGCCCTCTTCCCCCCATATGTCCAGGATTCAGAATTCTGGTCACTTCTTTTCGACCAACTCTTTAACACCCAAGATTCCGGTAATTCAGAATGTTGAACTCCGTTCCGATGATTCCCTCAGGAAAATGGTGTTAGAACAACAGGTTATAGCAACACAGGAAGCTGGGTTTCAAAGTCCTCGTGGGTTTTTCATGTCGAGAACCTCTGAACGGGAAATTCCGTTTCCGTCCACCTGCTCTGTCAGAGTCCAAAATTCGGTCAATTCACTCGGAGAAATAACCTTTGAACCACATGTTCCATCAAACCACCCAACCACTGTTCACAGTTTCCGCGACTCATATGGCATGAATGTGTCGGACTACAATTTCCCGATGACCTGCATACTGAATCAAAGTTTAAGCGGTTTAAATTCCTCTCCGGAACCTCACTTGCGGTCCTTAAAGCGGAATGGTAGACATCTAGGACTGCAGGGGAATAGTTCTATTCAATTTCTGCCGAGTAGATTTGGTGATGGCTTGGCTAATGGTGGTGAATTCAATGCTGGCTGTTCTGGTCAATCGGTTGCAACAGTCAAGTTCTTGAAGCAATTGCAGAGTCCTAATGTAGTATCAATGACCCCTGGCATTGATGTTAAACAGGGTCGACAAAACATTGAGCGTGTTCCTATGGGAGTACTGAATAGGGAAAATGTTATGCCATGGACTGCCTGTTGTGATTCAGTAGAGACGTGTAGAACTCCAGTTGCATGCAGCGATCAGTTCGTAGGAGAGGTCTCTCCGTTGAAGCCTTTTGATACCTACAACAGGGCATCGGGAAATTATCAGTGCGGAGTCCGAAATCATCGATTTGGTGCAGGCGATGTCAGAAATCAACGGATGAATTTGCATTATATGCGAAACCATCGTGTTAATCTGCTACTGGAGATGGGGAACCGTCGAGACATTGGCCTTGATGGCAAACCTTGTTTCTGGAAGTGCTATCCTGGGCTTAGTCCGAGTTCAAACATTTCAAAACATGGGCAGGCTGTGCGATCACATCATACTCATCTTTGGAAGCCTTGGTCAGGTACCCTTGAGCATGCACGGGAAGGTATGACATGGATGATAGAATCTTGCAAGGATGCCCAACCTTCCTTCAATCGCAAAAGTGGTAGAGGAATTTTGAGAGAGCGAATCTTGCAGCAATCTGATGGGAGATATCCAGTTGATCATGTAAGTGGGCAGGGTGGCCTTTTAGCTACAGGAAGTTCAAACCCTCCTAAGGACCATTTAGTTTTACATGGTGTATGCGGTGGCCCATGTTACCAACCTCTCCAGCCTAATAATTCAATTGAGAACCCAGTTCAATGCATCAAGCATACGACTACTGCAGAGGATCTTTCAAGTGATCTAAATCACACAAAGTATGAAACTCCATCTCAGACGGTGTGCAACAACTCCCATACAATTCCAGTTGATAGCTCCCATCACCCTTTAAGTGGTAAGCAAAATGGTCACGATTTGAGTAAGAAACCATTACTCATGAATCCACAAAAAGATGTTGAATTGACTATATGTTCCATCGACCGATGCTGCTTCAATGGCTCCAAGTCGGGTGATAAGAGTCGATGTCCTATTACTGATAAAAAATCAGGACTAGATAACAAGACAGGTGTTAAAACATTGACCCAAAATCCCGATTGTATTGATATTTCATCTGGCGTGCATCTTTCTTTGGATAATCTTTCACTGTCGATATCCAAAGAAGTGGAACCCCCTactcttccatcttctcctgCCAGAGATGATGTTTTGGAATTCTCGCCCAGGTGTGAAATGGATCTCCAACAAAGTTCTCCAGATACCATGGATGAAGGCCACCTCAGCTCAAACCCAAGCATTGGGAACTCAAATGGACATGGATCTAATTGTTCCATCAATCCAGCTGCACAGTTGAGAAAAGATCTTGTTCTCGGAGAGGATACCCAG GCTGAGTTTAAGGGATCTCACACCTGCTCTAAGACAGATGGTGGAATCTATAATGATCTTGCAGCCTTTTACACCCATTTAACTACTCACGAATTGCAG AACATTAGAAATTCTGATCTTGAAGAAATAAGAGAGCTTGGTTCTGGTACGTATGGAACAGTTTATTATGGAAAATGGAAGGGATCTGATGTTGCCATCAAGCGGATAAAGCCAAGTTGCTTTACTGGAGGTGAAGAGGATCGATTG ATTGCAGATTTTTGGAAGGAAGCTCAAATGCTAAGTCAGCTTcaccatccaaatgtggtagcATTCTATGGTGTGGTTACTGATGGACCAGTGAGAAATTTAGCAACAGTGACAGAGTTCATGGTGAATGGCTCCCTCAAGAATgttctaaaaagaaaagatcG AACAATTGATCGTCGGAAAAGGCTAATTATAGCAATGGATGCAGCCTTTGGCATGCAATATCTGCATGAGAAGAATGTTGTCCATTTTGATTTGAAGTCTCATAACTTCTTGGTGAATATGAAGGATCCTCACCGACCAGTATGCAAG ATTGGGGATCTGGGCTTGTCAAAAATTAAACAGAGGACACTAGTATCTGGTGGGGTAAGAGGAACTATACCATGGATGGCTCCTGAGCTTTTGACTGGTAAAGACAAGATGGTAACTGAAAAG GTTGATGTGTACTCATTTGGGATAGTTATGTGGGAGCTTTTAACTGGGGACGAACCTTATGCAGACATGCGTTCAGAGGAGATAATTG